The genomic stretch GCGGAGGCGCACCCGCCGGACGATTGCCTTTTTGCACTTCGACCTTCGCCCCGGGTTGCAGCTTGTCCTGCCCGTCGGTGACTACCATCTCCCCGGGTTGCAGCCCCGAGTCGATGGAGGCGAGGTTTCCCTCGCTGACCCCGACCTTCACCGGCCGCGCTTCCACCGAATTGTCTTGCTTCACCACGTAGGTGAACGTTCCCTGGTTGCCGCGCTGGAGGGCGGCAACCGGAACGGTGGTCGCATTCTTCTTGGTCTCAAGCAGTAGGCGGATGTTGACGAACTGGTTCGGCCACAGCACGCGGTCTTCGTTCTGAAACACCGCTTTGTACTTGTTGGTGCCGGTGGTGGGATCGATCTCGTTGTTCAGCGTCAGCAGCTTCCCGGAAGCCAGCTTGGTCTGGTCGTCGCGGCTGTAGACTTCCACGTCCAAGGGCCCCTTGCGCATGTGCTGCAGCACCTGCGGAATGTTGTCTTCCGGCAGGGTGAACAGCACGGCGATCGGATGCAGCTGCGTGATGACCAGCAGCCCGTTCTGGTCGGATGCGTGCACGATGTTCCCAATATCCACCAGCCGCAGTCCGATGCGCCCTCCAATCGGCGCGGTAATGCGCGAATAAGTAAGCTGCAGCTTGGCGTTTTCAATCGCGGCACGGTCGGCGCTGATGGCTCCCGCTAGCTGCCCGACCAGCGACTGCT from Terriglobales bacterium encodes the following:
- a CDS encoding MdtA/MuxA family multidrug efflux RND transporter periplasmic adaptor subunit, coding for MSRGRIIIVLAGILLVVIGATAVRNSKKTQTPKGAAPNAANRGVPVLAEAAAQRDVPVYLRGLGSVLAFNTVTIRTRVDGQITKINFREGDEVKQGELLVQIDPRPFDVMLHTAEANLAKDEATLADAKLNLDRYTALWKEGVISQQQYNTQQSLVGQLAGAISADRAAIENAKLQLTYSRITAPIGGRIGLRLVDIGNIVHASDQNGLLVITQLHPIAVLFTLPEDNIPQVLQHMRKGPLDVEVYSRDDQTKLASGKLLTLNNEIDPTTGTNKYKAVFQNEDRVLWPNQFVNIRLLLETKKNATTVPVAALQRGNQGTFTYVVKQDNSVEARPVKVGVSEGNLASIDSGLQPGEMVVTDGQDKLQPGAKVEVQKGNRPAGAPPQQPQNPNRAAGL